A genomic region of Paroedura picta isolate Pp20150507F chromosome 4, Ppicta_v3.0, whole genome shotgun sequence contains the following coding sequences:
- the MRPL34 gene encoding large ribosomal subunit protein bL34m: MQQGATFILFRRGIASVFPMTWGRPLDHHISLDPVGACQKFLGQGLPWSHQQIRTKARGNEYQPSNIKRKRKHGWKKRISTASGIEVILRRMLKGRKSLSH, encoded by the coding sequence ATGCAGCAAGGGGCCACCTTCATCCTCTTCCGCCGTGGAATTGCTTCAGTGTTTCCCATGACATGGGGACGGCCTCTGGACCACCACATCTCACTAGACCCTGTGGGTGCCTGCCAGAAATTTCTAGGACAAGGTCTACCATGGAGTCATCAGCAGATCCGCACCAAAGCTCGGGGGAATGAATACCAGCCATCCAACATTAAACGGAAACGGAAACATGGTTGGAAGAAGCGCATCAGTACAGCCAGTGGGATTGAAGTGATCCTCCGACGTATGCTGAAGGGCAGGAAATCCTTGTCACATTGA